The Sphingobacteriales bacterium genomic sequence TACCTACCTTGTTAATGGATAATCATCTTCATCATCTTCTGCAGGAGCATCACCTAAGTTGCCTCCAGAGTCAATATCTGTTTGATCCATTTCACTTACTTCCGGCTTTGTTGTAAATATCACCTTCGGCAATTACTGTTACGGTAATTGTAAGTGTTTTGGTTTGATTTACTGCCAAATTACCTACATTCCATTCGCCCGTTGCCGGAGGAATATGCCGCTACCGAAGATACAAATTGTACTTTGTGAAGGCAACACATCGCTTACACTACTCCGTAGCCAAACTAGGACCTTTTTTTACAACACTTAAGGTGTAAGTATAAGTATCTCCGATTTTCACTGAAGAACCGCAGGAACGCTGGCTGTTTTGGTGAGTTCCACATCTACGTTACAGTCTTCTACGGTAAACATTGCACCATTCACCAACAGTGCGGCACAAATATCGCCGCCGCCTTGTAACAACTGGCTGTTTACTGAACTGATAGTTGTAGAGTTGGGTATAATACTTCCTATATTAAAGGTAGTAGATTGATACACCAAAGTGTGGATTTGGTAGTCGCCGGGAGCTAAACCGGGACCAAATTGAGGAATAGCACTCACTGCCAATACAACTCCATCTTTAGAAAGCAGATAGGCTGCTTGATAACCTACAGGAATTGTAGGAGGAGTAGCTGTAATGGCTGTCAGCTTATCTTCGGAACAAATTTGCCCGTCAGCCGGTTCTTGTGCTATCAATGAGCCCGCAGTAGGCGATACGCCCGGCTCTATCTGCAAATTGATAGTTTCTTTACAGCCTTTGCTGTCAGTAACTTCTACAATATAAAAACCGGGTTTTAAGTTGGTGGCATTTGCGCCTTGTGCAACTGTTTGCCCGTTTAATTTCCAAAGAATGGTATAAGTAGGTGAGCCGCCACTTACTTCCACTGAAGCAGTACCATCATTTTCGCCATAACAAGTTTCGTGAGTTACACCGGTGATGATAATATCAATAGGAGTGGTAGGCATCAATGTTTTTCCTGTTACTGCAACACAATCATTTGCATCTTTTACAGTAACAGCATAAGAACCTGCCAATAAATTAGAAATAGTAGAAGTATAGAGCAGTAGATTTTACTTCGCTCACACCATTGCTCCATGTAAATGTATATGGAGGTGTACTACCCGTAGCAGTAGCCGTAATAGAACCACCTTGATTGAGGCAATTTACTTCCGTTACTATTTGTGCCGTAACACTTGGAGAAGCGGGTCCGGCTACATTGATACCTTCTACTGTACCGCTACAACCCTGGGAAGAAGTAACCGTAACGCTATAAGTACCGCCGGCTAAGTTTTCAAATACGGCACTTGCACCGGTAGTTGCAGTAATATTACCCGGATTTAATACATAAGTATAATTACCTGGGGCACCTGCCAATACAGTAATTGTTCCATTATTTTTATCACAATCAGCGGGTTCTACTTGTACAATAGGAGAGACTTCCAAACCCGGACCTATTTCTACGGTAGCAGTTCCTTTACAACCTTCGCTGTCGGTAACAACTACCGTATAAAAACCGTCTGCCAAGCCGCTTACATTAGTGCCTGTTTTTACGGTGGTTCCGTTGAGTTTCCATTCTATGGTAGCATAAGTGCCGCTGCCGCCGCTAATCAATACAGAAGCAGTACCGTCATTTGCTCCGGCACATACCTCGTCTGTTTTAGAAGCGATAGTAACGACTACCGGTGTTTTTTCATCTAAATTATAAGCCCCTTCCACTTCACAACCTGCTGCATCTACAACGGTGAGCAAATAAGTACCCGGAGTTAAATTATTGATGGTGGAAGCACCAGAGATAGTTTCTGTTTTTCCGGTACTCCAAGTATAGGTGTATGGAGATAAACCACCGCTTACAGTGGCTGTGATGCTGCCATTTTTATTTTCGCAATTTACGGGTGTACTTTGGAATACTACTACAGGTTGGTCTGGTCCGAAACAATAATATTAGAAATTGTTTCAGAACAAGAACCGACAGTTGAAGTTACTTCAATGGTATAAGTACCACCCGCCAGTTGTTCGAAAGTATAAGAAGAACCGCTTGTAGCTGTAACATTACCTGGGTTTAAGGTGTAGGTATAAGTACCTGCGCTACCTACTGAAATAGTAATAGAGCCATTATTTTTACCACACTCTGCATCATCAATATCTAATGAAGGTGCTAAAATAATACCTTGACCTATTTCTACTTCGGCATAGCCCTTACAACCTTTGCTGTCGGTTACAGTAACAGTATAAAAACCATCTGCCAAACCGGTTACACTTGCGCCTGTTTTTACTACCGTGCCGCCCAAAGACCATTGGATAGTATAGGCAGGTGTGCCGCCGGTAGCAGTTACAGTAGCTGCACCGTCATTACTACCATCACAACTTTCGTCAGTCTTTGCAATTACATTTACTACAATAGGAGAAGGTGCATTTA encodes the following:
- a CDS encoding SprB repeat-containing protein; translation: MAGSYAVTVKDANDCVAVTGKTLMPTTPIDIIITGVTHETCYGENDGTASVEVSGGSPTYTILWKLNGQTVAQGANATNLKPGFYIVEVTDSKGCKETINLQIEPGVSPTAGSLIAQEPADGQICSEDKLTAITATPPTIPVGYQAAYLLSKDGVVLAVSAIPQFGPGLAPGDYQIHTLVYQSTTFNIGSIIPNSTTISSVNSQLLQGGGDICAALLVNGAMFTVEDCNVDVELTKTASVPAVLQ
- a CDS encoding SprB repeat-containing protein, coding for MLTVVDAAGCEVEGAYNLDEKTPVVVTIASKTDEVCAGANDGTASVLISGGSGTYATIEWKLNGTTVKTGTNVSGLADGFYTVVVTDSEGCKGTATVEIGPGLEVSPIVQVEPADCDKNNGTITVLAGAPGNYTYVLNPGNITATTGASAVFENLAGGTYSVTVTSSQGCSGTVEGINVAGPASPSVTAQIVTEVNCLNQGGSITATATGSTPPYTFTWSNGVSEVKSTALYFYYF
- a CDS encoding SprB repeat-containing protein; protein product: METGATTQTLTNVGEGTYLLTVTDANSCTAEAYYTINAPSPIVVNVIAKTDESCDGSNDGAATVTATGGTPAYTIQWSLGGTVVKTGASVTGLADGFYTVTVTDSKGCKGYAEVEIGQGIILAPSLDIDDAECGKNNGSITISVGSAGTYTYTLNPGNVTATSGSSYTFEQLAGGTYTIEVTSTVGSCSETISNIIVSDQTNL